From the genome of Anopheles moucheti chromosome 3, idAnoMoucSN_F20_07, whole genome shotgun sequence, one region includes:
- the LOC128303245 gene encoding phosphorylated adapter RNA export protein isoform X2 — MMEHETLNLPSPKDDLEEGELSDSDSDGYTPLARPDLAKSEFASVSVSLPRQMDIVSDEHDDDELQQDKSDTDGSSDESGGNIRLGSGSYSKRMLGQPSRAGHQRTLNAHPKSVVAGKPNPAHRAATTGRPNKYNIWTESLQEDTLMETMRGCDVTANGMRNRDVESYDYKLRSRLQSGNAFERLKRRQSNSDDSDGYAGGGKRMRTSHSSYPEPEPQERRGSVKDRIGKRNNSTDSNSDDCAQNAPRHIPDLNVEENCSNESFGIELAGKLCETHTDLMVRVVEALGKEIPTKLFKETQKIEADGGMLVMKGWRRRTPGGVFLFLLKHCEEVDQEIKKTIFQEDKKAKQKEWKLTKHLNRDKKVEELKKTLNRQAANDTELPSIPIMSHLKAETHSTLSNPPPSPVGEENFEGGSDYESRNIHVNVTTSPDKALLHTNDTDKDSDACPEDTCRLLPDGPTPMRSLASYQEDCLDITCDDMDLF, encoded by the exons ATGATGGAACACGAGACGCTGAATTTGCCGAGTCCAAAAGACGACCTGGAAGAAGGAGAA TTGTCCGATAGTGATAGCGATGGGTACACTCCCCTTGCACGGCCGGACCTGGCGAAGAGCGAGTTTGCATCGGTCTCTGTTAGTCTGCCGAGACAAATGGACATCGTCTCCGACGAGCATGACGACGATGAACTTCAGCAGGATAAAAGTGACACGGACGGTAGCTCTGATGAAAGTGGTGGCAACATACGGCTTGGCTCTGGCAGCTATTCCAAACGAATGCTAGGTCAACCGTCACGAGCAGGGCATCAGCGAACGCTGAATGCCCATCCGAAGAGCGTCGTTGCTGGCAAACCAAACCCCGCGCATCGTGCTGCTACTACTGGCCGACCGAACAAATATAACATATGGACGGAAAGTCTCCAGGAGGACACACTGATGGAAACGATGCGGGGTTGCGATGTGACCGCGAACGGAATGCGTAATCGAGACGTCGAATCGTACGATTATAAGCTTCGGTCACGGTTGCAGAGTGGCAACGCATTCGAACGGCTAAAACGCCGTCAATCGAACTCGGACGATTCGGACGGATatgctggtggtggtaaaCGCATGCGAACGTCTCATAGCTCCTATCCTGAGCCGGAACCCCAAGAACGGCGAGGCAGTGTAAAGGATCGAATTGGCAAGCGGAATAACAGCACCGACAGTAACAGTGACGACTGTGCACAGAACGCTCCAAG GCACATACCGGATCTGAATGTGGAGGAGAACTGTTCCAATGAATCGTTCGGCATCGAGCTGGCCGGCAAACTGTGCGAAACGCACACCGATCTAATGG TGCGTGTAGTTGAAGCACTTGGCAAGGAGATACCTACGAAACTCTTCAAAGAAACTCAGAAAATCGAAGCCGATGGAGGAATGCTAGTTATG AAAGGCTGGCGACGACGCACACCGGGTGGAGTGTTCCTGTTTCTCCTGAAACATTGCGAGGAGGTAGACCAGGAGATTAAAAAGACCATCTTCCAAGAGGACAAAAAGGCGAAACAGAAAGAATGGAAACTAACGAAACATTTAAACCGAGATAAGAAGGTGGAAGAACTAAAGAAAACGCTTAACCGCCAAGCGGCTAACGATACGGAACTACCATCGATACCGATTATGTCCCACTTGAAGGCGGAAACACACAGCACTC TTTCAAATCCACCACCATCTCCGGTGGGAGAGGAAAACTTCGAAGGTGGTTCCGACTACGAGTCACGCAACATCCACGTAAACGTAACAACCAGTCCGGACAAAGCGTTGCTACACACGAACGATACGGACAAAGACTCGGACGCCTGTCCAGAGGACACGTGCCGACTGTTGCCGGACGGTCCGACACCGATGCGTAGTTTGGCCAGCTACCAAGAGGACTGTCTCGATATTACGTGCGATGACATGGATCTCTTTTAG
- the LOC128303245 gene encoding phosphorylated adapter RNA export protein isoform X1 gives MMEHETLNLPSPKDDLEEGELSDSDSDGYTPLARPDLAKSEFASVSVSLPRQMDIVSDEHDDDELQQDKSDTDGSSDESGGNIRLGSGSYSKRMLGQPSRAGHQRTLNAHPKSVVAGKPNPAHRAATTGRPNKYNIWTESLQEDTLMETMRGCDVTANGMRNRDVESYDYKLRSRLQSGNAFERLKRRQSNSDDSDGYAGGGKRMRTSHSSYPEPEPQERRGSVKDRIGKRNNSTDSNSDDCAQNAPRFDCRHIPDLNVEENCSNESFGIELAGKLCETHTDLMVRVVEALGKEIPTKLFKETQKIEADGGMLVMKGWRRRTPGGVFLFLLKHCEEVDQEIKKTIFQEDKKAKQKEWKLTKHLNRDKKVEELKKTLNRQAANDTELPSIPIMSHLKAETHSTLSNPPPSPVGEENFEGGSDYESRNIHVNVTTSPDKALLHTNDTDKDSDACPEDTCRLLPDGPTPMRSLASYQEDCLDITCDDMDLF, from the exons ATGATGGAACACGAGACGCTGAATTTGCCGAGTCCAAAAGACGACCTGGAAGAAGGAGAA TTGTCCGATAGTGATAGCGATGGGTACACTCCCCTTGCACGGCCGGACCTGGCGAAGAGCGAGTTTGCATCGGTCTCTGTTAGTCTGCCGAGACAAATGGACATCGTCTCCGACGAGCATGACGACGATGAACTTCAGCAGGATAAAAGTGACACGGACGGTAGCTCTGATGAAAGTGGTGGCAACATACGGCTTGGCTCTGGCAGCTATTCCAAACGAATGCTAGGTCAACCGTCACGAGCAGGGCATCAGCGAACGCTGAATGCCCATCCGAAGAGCGTCGTTGCTGGCAAACCAAACCCCGCGCATCGTGCTGCTACTACTGGCCGACCGAACAAATATAACATATGGACGGAAAGTCTCCAGGAGGACACACTGATGGAAACGATGCGGGGTTGCGATGTGACCGCGAACGGAATGCGTAATCGAGACGTCGAATCGTACGATTATAAGCTTCGGTCACGGTTGCAGAGTGGCAACGCATTCGAACGGCTAAAACGCCGTCAATCGAACTCGGACGATTCGGACGGATatgctggtggtggtaaaCGCATGCGAACGTCTCATAGCTCCTATCCTGAGCCGGAACCCCAAGAACGGCGAGGCAGTGTAAAGGATCGAATTGGCAAGCGGAATAACAGCACCGACAGTAACAGTGACGACTGTGCACAGAACGCTCCAAG ATTCGATTGCAGGCACATACCGGATCTGAATGTGGAGGAGAACTGTTCCAATGAATCGTTCGGCATCGAGCTGGCCGGCAAACTGTGCGAAACGCACACCGATCTAATGG TGCGTGTAGTTGAAGCACTTGGCAAGGAGATACCTACGAAACTCTTCAAAGAAACTCAGAAAATCGAAGCCGATGGAGGAATGCTAGTTATG AAAGGCTGGCGACGACGCACACCGGGTGGAGTGTTCCTGTTTCTCCTGAAACATTGCGAGGAGGTAGACCAGGAGATTAAAAAGACCATCTTCCAAGAGGACAAAAAGGCGAAACAGAAAGAATGGAAACTAACGAAACATTTAAACCGAGATAAGAAGGTGGAAGAACTAAAGAAAACGCTTAACCGCCAAGCGGCTAACGATACGGAACTACCATCGATACCGATTATGTCCCACTTGAAGGCGGAAACACACAGCACTC TTTCAAATCCACCACCATCTCCGGTGGGAGAGGAAAACTTCGAAGGTGGTTCCGACTACGAGTCACGCAACATCCACGTAAACGTAACAACCAGTCCGGACAAAGCGTTGCTACACACGAACGATACGGACAAAGACTCGGACGCCTGTCCAGAGGACACGTGCCGACTGTTGCCGGACGGTCCGACACCGATGCGTAGTTTGGCCAGCTACCAAGAGGACTGTCTCGATATTACGTGCGATGACATGGATCTCTTTTAG
- the LOC128303250 gene encoding putative neutral sphingomyelinase isoform X2, producing MAMELSILTLNIWGIPYVSKDREEVWSDSDYQYLRQRVENMLPFCHYFYSGVVGSGLAILSRYPIVSAFFHAWSVNGYIHRIQHGDWFGGKGVGMAKIAVNDQLVHVYVAHLHAEYNRQCDDYMAHRVIQAHDTAQFIESTRGQSVLQVLAGDLNTEPGDLAYRVLVTSSKLKDSYDRRSIGSAVGTNECHTNSYTDPTVAKQQPNGKRIDYVMYRIGDNYDGRLLEHRLPLPERVPGQTCSYSDHEAVYAKLILKKTSSTSTIQNLIACKVREEESCSRESQEEVAREAVLALRESVAICNESLKQLESHRRSYTLMAIGVIIVLINLLELQAPYGLKIAFLVLKFLLCAVIIFFVVMATIWNVMEKHGILAGKLSMEIALKGYSLDSLGRSGGYAATSEK from the exons ATGGCTATGGAGCTAAGTATTTTGACGTTGAATATTTG GGGTATTCCGTACGTGTCGAAGGATCGGGAG GAAGTGTGGTCAGACAGTGACTATCAGTATTTGAGGCAGCGTGTGGAAAATATGCTTCCGTTTTGCCACTATTTCTACAG CGGAGTCGTCGGTTCAGGGTTAGCGATTCTCTCGCGCTATCCGATTGTATCGGCTTTCTTCCATGCCTggtccgtgaacgggtacatCCATCGCATTCAGCACGGTGACTGGTTCGGTGGGAAAGGGGTCGGTATGGCCAAGATTGCCGTCAACGATCAGCTGGTGCATGTGTACGTCGCTCAT CTTCATGCGGAATACAACCGACAGTGTGACGACTACATGGCTCATCGTGTAATACAGGCGCATGATACGGCTCAGTTTATTGAGAGTACGCGCGGACAGTCGGTGCTGCAAGTGCTGGCCGGTGATCTCAATACAGAACCGGGCGATCTTGCTTACCGTGTGTTAGTAACCAGTTCAAAGCTGAAGGATTCATACGATCGTAGATCGATTGGTAGCGCCGTTGGCACGAATGAATGTCACACGAACAGCTATACTGATCCGACGGTGGCCAAGCAGCAACCAAACGGGAAACGGATCGACTACGTCATGTATCGTATAGGGGACAATTACGATGGACGTTTGTTGGAGCATCGATTACCACTGCCAGAACGAGTCCCGGGCCAAACGTGTAGCTACTCAGACCACGAGGCCGTGTATGCCAAATTGATACTGAAAAAAACATCGTCCACTTCCACCATCCAGAACCTGATCGCATGCAAAGTGCGAGAGGAGGAAAGTTGTAGCCGAGAATCGCAGGAAGAAGTCGCACGGGAAGCAGTGCTGGCACTGCGTGAAAGTGTGGCCATATGCAACGAGAGTCTAAAACAGCTGGAATCGCACCGACGCAGCTACACCCTGATGGCGATCGGGGTGATCATCGTGTTGATCAATTTGCTCGAACTGCAGGCACCGTACGGGCTGAAGATAGCATTTTTGGTGCTCAAATTTCTGCTCTGTGCTGTCATCATATTTTTCGTCGTAATGGCCACTATCTGGAACGTGATGGAGAAGCACGGCATACTCGCGGGGAAACTTTCGATGGAAATTGCCCTGAAAGGGTACAGCCTCGACAGTCTCGGCCGCTCCGGCGGTTACGCTGCGACGAGTGAAAAATGA
- the LOC128303262 gene encoding ejaculatory bulb-specific protein 3-like produces the protein MKLFVAIAFALLAIVAAQEQYTTKYDGIDLDEILKSDRLFNNYFKCLMDEGRCTPDGNELKKILPEALQTNCAKCSEKQRSGAIKVINYVIENRKEQWDALQKKYDPENLYIEKYREEAVKEGIKLE, from the coding sequence ATGAAACTGTTCGTCGCCATCGCGTTTGCCCTGTTGGCCATCGTCGCCGCCCAGGAACAGTACACCACCAAGTACGACGGTATCGATCTGGATGAGATCCTGAAGTCGGACCGTCTGTTCAACAACTACTTCAAGTGCCTGATGGATGAGGGCCGCTGCACTCCGGACGGTAACGAGCTGAAGAAGATCCTGCCGGAAGCGCTGCAGACCAACTGTGCCAAGTGTAGCGAGAAGCAGCGCAGCGGTGCGATCAAGGTGATCAACTACGTGATTGAGAACCGCAAGGAGCAGTGGGATGCACTGCAGAAGAAGTACGATCCGGAGAACCTGTACATTGAGAAGTACCGTGAGGAGGCCGTGAAGGAGGGCATCAAGCTGGAATAA
- the LOC128303263 gene encoding ejaculatory bulb-specific protein 3-like, with translation MKLFVVVALALVGTVAAQSYTTKYDNVDVEEILKSDRLFNNYFKCLMDEGRCTPDGNELKRILPDALKTDCAKCSPKQRDGAIQVIDYLIKNRKTQWETLQKKYDPENKYLEKYRDQAKKEGIALE, from the coding sequence ATGAAACTGTTCGTCGTCGTTGCCCTTGCCCTGGTCGGTACGGTGGCCGCTCAGTCGTACACCACCAAGTACGATAACGTCGATGTAGAGGAAATTCTGAAGTCGGACCGCCTGTTCAACAACTACTTCAAGTGCCTGATGGATGAGGGCCGCTGCACTCCGGACGGTAACGAGCTGAAGCGTATCCTGCCGGACGCGCTCAAGACGGACTGTGCCAAGTGTAGTCCAAAGCAGCGCGACGGCGCGATCCAGGTGATCGATTACCTCATCAAGAACCGCAAGACGCAATGGGAGACACTGCAGAAGAAGTACGATCCGGAAAACAAGTACCTCGAGAAGTATCGCGATCAGGCCAAGAAGGAGGGAATCGCGCTGGAATAA
- the LOC128305962 gene encoding ejaculatory bulb-specific protein 3-like, which yields MSSSMFTSIVCWSTVSAADQPYITKYDNVDLDEIFNSKRLLDNYMNCLKDVGPCTPDGRELKDNLPDALMSDCAKCSEKQRIGSDKVIRFIIANRPEDFTILERLYDPTGEYRRKYMQSDALIERVKQEAGELSSSGDGTVETEGHATEHNSSEDHGEGRMVASENLKQKSE from the exons ATGTCTAGCTCAATGTTTACTTCCATCGTGTGCTGGTCAA CGGTGTCTGCTGCCGATCAACCCTACATCACCAAGTACGACAATGTGGATTTggatgaaattttcaacagCAAACGGTTGCTCGATAACTACATGAACTGCTTGAAAGATGTTGGTCCCTGTACGCCCGATGGCCGGGAGCTAAAAG ACAACCTTCCCGATGCGCTGATGAGCGATTGCGCGAAATGCTCCGAAAAGCAACGCATCGGTTCGGACAAGGTGATCAGGTTCATCATCGCGAACCGGCCGGAAGATTTCACGATCCTCGAGCGGCTGTACGATCCGACCGGTGAGTACCGGCGGAAGTACATGCAGTCGGACGCACTGATCGAGCGCGTGAAGCAGGAAGCGGGTGAGCTATCGTCGAGCGGTGACGGAACCGTTGAGACCGAAGGCCACGCAACCGAGCATAACTCATCCGAAGATCATGGTGAAGGACGCATGGTTGCGAGTGAAAATTTGAAACAGAAATCAGAATAA
- the LOC128303250 gene encoding putative neutral sphingomyelinase isoform X1 yields the protein MAMELSILTLNIWGIPYVSKDREVRVKAIGDVLASGNYDIVSLQEVWSDSDYQYLRQRVENMLPFCHYFYSGVVGSGLAILSRYPIVSAFFHAWSVNGYIHRIQHGDWFGGKGVGMAKIAVNDQLVHVYVAHLHAEYNRQCDDYMAHRVIQAHDTAQFIESTRGQSVLQVLAGDLNTEPGDLAYRVLVTSSKLKDSYDRRSIGSAVGTNECHTNSYTDPTVAKQQPNGKRIDYVMYRIGDNYDGRLLEHRLPLPERVPGQTCSYSDHEAVYAKLILKKTSSTSTIQNLIACKVREEESCSRESQEEVAREAVLALRESVAICNESLKQLESHRRSYTLMAIGVIIVLINLLELQAPYGLKIAFLVLKFLLCAVIIFFVVMATIWNVMEKHGILAGKLSMEIALKGYSLDSLGRSGGYAATSEK from the exons ATGGCTATGGAGCTAAGTATTTTGACGTTGAATATTTG GGGTATTCCGTACGTGTCGAAGGATCGGGAGGTACGTGTGAAGGCTATCGGAGATGTGCTGGCCAGCGGTAACTATGATATCGTGTCACTGCAGGAAGTGTGGTCAGACAGTGACTATCAGTATTTGAGGCAGCGTGTGGAAAATATGCTTCCGTTTTGCCACTATTTCTACAG CGGAGTCGTCGGTTCAGGGTTAGCGATTCTCTCGCGCTATCCGATTGTATCGGCTTTCTTCCATGCCTggtccgtgaacgggtacatCCATCGCATTCAGCACGGTGACTGGTTCGGTGGGAAAGGGGTCGGTATGGCCAAGATTGCCGTCAACGATCAGCTGGTGCATGTGTACGTCGCTCAT CTTCATGCGGAATACAACCGACAGTGTGACGACTACATGGCTCATCGTGTAATACAGGCGCATGATACGGCTCAGTTTATTGAGAGTACGCGCGGACAGTCGGTGCTGCAAGTGCTGGCCGGTGATCTCAATACAGAACCGGGCGATCTTGCTTACCGTGTGTTAGTAACCAGTTCAAAGCTGAAGGATTCATACGATCGTAGATCGATTGGTAGCGCCGTTGGCACGAATGAATGTCACACGAACAGCTATACTGATCCGACGGTGGCCAAGCAGCAACCAAACGGGAAACGGATCGACTACGTCATGTATCGTATAGGGGACAATTACGATGGACGTTTGTTGGAGCATCGATTACCACTGCCAGAACGAGTCCCGGGCCAAACGTGTAGCTACTCAGACCACGAGGCCGTGTATGCCAAATTGATACTGAAAAAAACATCGTCCACTTCCACCATCCAGAACCTGATCGCATGCAAAGTGCGAGAGGAGGAAAGTTGTAGCCGAGAATCGCAGGAAGAAGTCGCACGGGAAGCAGTGCTGGCACTGCGTGAAAGTGTGGCCATATGCAACGAGAGTCTAAAACAGCTGGAATCGCACCGACGCAGCTACACCCTGATGGCGATCGGGGTGATCATCGTGTTGATCAATTTGCTCGAACTGCAGGCACCGTACGGGCTGAAGATAGCATTTTTGGTGCTCAAATTTCTGCTCTGTGCTGTCATCATATTTTTCGTCGTAATGGCCACTATCTGGAACGTGATGGAGAAGCACGGCATACTCGCGGGGAAACTTTCGATGGAAATTGCCCTGAAAGGGTACAGCCTCGACAGTCTCGGCCGCTCCGGCGGTTACGCTGCGACGAGTGAAAAATGA
- the LOC128303251 gene encoding cell division cycle protein 123 homolog codes for MLIRNVEVEKQACMHVNWYDLFRKDTIKSCIIPVPEDVLAYLRQDMLILPKECTNFTDVSTGEGFQTTHYNAFDDEFGESDSEAEEPEEEQPAFTAFSQTLTDAIASLGGTAFLKTDWHCPKDAQWITLGQSLCVRDITDVYQLLKASSFCKEDFRERSTVNDSGYHIVLKKWRDIHPGSEFRCFVRNRSLMAISPRHWPSYHEHIARERTDIVTDIVSLFKEKIKNTFPMNDYVFDVYRPAKDKVIILDFSLYGKGHSDSLAFDYDQLEHESLVITNEEEDDPEFRYLPNDCGIQPIKRNVYGFPQDFRNFFQGAASSDASTGGEFSAEGDSNNLVNRLIEQCNLQQLHDNEEDQP; via the exons atgttgattcGTAATGTTGAGGTCGAAAAGCAGGCCTGCATGCACGTTAATTGGTACGATCTGTTTCGGAAAGACACGATCAAATCTTGCATCATTCCCGTGCCAGAAGATGTGTTGGCTTACCTGCGGCAAGATATGCTTATCCTGCCGAAGGAGTGTACCAACTTTACCGACGTGAGCACCGGTGAAGGATTCCAAACCACGCACTATAATGCGTTCGACGACGAGTTTGGTGAAAGCGACAGTGAGGCAGAGGAACCTGAAGAAGAGCAGCCCGCATTTACGGCATTCTCGCAAACACTCACGGATGCCATTGCGAGTCTTGGAGGAACGGCATTTTTAAAAACTGATTGGCACTGCCCCAAAGATGCACAGTGGATAACGCTGGGACAATCGCTGTGTGTGCGCGACATTACCGATGTGTATCAGTTGCTGAAAGCGTCCAGCTTTTGCAAGGAAGACTTCCGCGAGCGTTCCACTGTAAATGACAGTGGGTATCATATCGTGTTGAAGAAGTGGCGAGACATTCATCCTGGGTCGGAGTTTCGATGCTTTGTGCGTAATCGATCACTGATGGCGATCTCACCGCGACATTGGCCATCGTACCATGAGCATATAGCGCGTGAACGAACCGACATTGTGACGGATATTGTGTCACTGTTCAAAGAGAAGATTAAGAATACTTTCCCTATGAATGATT ATGTTTTCGACGTTTACCGTCCTGCGAAGGATAAAGTCATCATCTTGGACTTTTCGCTCTACGGAAAGGGACATTCCGATAGCCTGGCGTTCGATTATGACCAGCTGGAACATGAGTCACTGGTAATAACAAATGAAGAAGAGGATGATCCAGAATTCCGTTACCTGCCGAACGATTGCGGCATACAGCCCATCAAGCGCAACGTGTACGGATTTCCCCAAGATTTCAGAAACTTCTTTCAAGGTGCCGCTTCATCAGACGCATCCACCGGGGGAGAGTTCAGTGCCGAGGGTGACAGTAACAATTTGGTGAACCGATTGATTGAGCAGTGCAATCTGCAACAACTTCACGATAATGAAGAGGACCAACCTTAA
- the LOC128303242 gene encoding transmembrane protein 184C, with amino-acid sequence MCIHWRVWLRPLLVVLYVLFVIIVVPLLIADSVKDGFTRKGQLILIGGLFVLCAIPISIWQIAQHTIHYTQPQLQRHIIRILWMVPIYALNALLCLIYPSKSIYMDSIRECYEAYVIYNFMKYLLNYLNLEMDLERALEFNTQTHHFIPCCCLSTWQMGREFVHNCKHGILQYTVVRPLTTVIACICQLNHVYGEGQFQASVAFPYLVFINNCSQSIAMYCLALFYRATRNELRAMKPLPKFFCIKAVIFFSFFQSVIIYFLVYYGIIKDIFDSNTSEFESQLELSTKLQNFLICIEMFLAALAHHYSFSHHPYVLNIPVGLIARGSINGSSAGGAGGGGVNGTSQPWYYGFLTMLDLSDVRQDVSEHLGEVGSSLSRRFRGRAVYDLAPGSSRTCDMNISGSEREFLVSQEGGTNLLASQCYQSGLYYSATGTGTGVSQLYGSGGQSKPSGSGTIGNAKYGALDSGISIVRPKVEKLVETPNEGAPPKEINIFNQFPSTKALNLTLSKTPSYENLISLKTDAVPATSRGTKTQASRQRSSNNSNSESSSSQRLMQRSESNGSDWLSTPDDELGIDVKGVSTDNININTNRHRKA; translated from the exons ATGTGCATACATTGGCGAGTCTGGTTACGGCCACTGCTGGTAGTGCTGTACGTACTGTTTGTCATTATTGTCGTCCCGCTGCTGATCGCGGATTCGGTAAAGGATGGCTTCACGCGCAAGGGACAGCTCATCCTGATCGGTGGTCTGTTTGTACTGTGCGCCATACCGATCTCGATATGGCAGATCGCACAGCACACCATTCACTACACGCAGCCCCAGCTGCAGCGGCATATCATCAG AATCCTGTGGATGGTACCGATCTACGCACTAAATGCG CTGCTCTGCCTGATCTACCCGAGCAAATCGATATACATGGACAGTATACGCGAGTGTTACGAAGCGTACGTCATTTACAACTTCATGAAGTATCTACTAAACTATCTCAACCTGGAGATGGACCTGGAGCGGGCTCTAGAGTTCAACACGCAAACGCATCACTTCATTCCCTGCTGCTGTCTTTCGACGTGGCAGATGGGCCGGGAGTTTGTGCATAACTGCAAGCACGGTATACTGCAGTACACGGTCGTACGGCCGCTAACCACAGTCATTGCATG CATCTGCCAACTGAATCACGTTTACGGTGAGGGTCAGTTCCAAGCATCGGTGGCATTTCCGTACCTTGTATTCATCAACAATTGCTCCCAATCGATCGCAATGTACTGTCTGGCACTGTTCTATCGAGCTACCCGCAATGAGCTGCGGGCGATGAAACCGTTGCCAAAATTTTTCTGCATAAAAGCagtcattttcttttcattctt TCAAAGTGTGATCATCTACTTCCTAGTGTATTATGGCATCATAAAGGACATCTTCGACAGCAACACGTCGGAGTTCGAATCGCAGCTAGAACTGTCGACCAAGCTGCAAAACTTTCTCATCTgcattgaaatgtttttggCCGCACTGGCCCACCACTACAGCTTTTCGCATCATCCGTACGTGCTCAACATTCCAGTAGGTCTGATCGCGCGAGGTAGCATCAACGGAAGCAGCGcgggtggtgctggtgggGGTGGCGTCAACGGAACATCCCAACCCTGGTACTATGGGTTTTTGACCATGCTCGATCTGTCCGACGTACGGCAGGACGTGTCCGAGCATCTGGGTGAGGTGGGTAGCTCGCTAAGCCGTCGCTTTAGGGGCCGTGCCGTGTATGATCTGGCCCCGGGAAGCAGTAGAACCTGTGATATGAACATTAGCGGATCGGAGCGTGAATTCCTGGTGTCGCAGGAAGGCGGAACGAATCTGCTCGCGAGCCAATGCTACCAGAGCGGCCTGTACTACAGTGCGACTGGGACGGGGACCGGTGTATCACAGCTGTACGGTAGCGGTGGACAGTCGAAACCTTCCGGCAGTGGTACGATCGGCAATGCAAAGTACGGTGCACTGGACAGTGGCATCAGTATCGTTAGGCCGAAGGTGGAGAAGCTCGTCGAAACACCGAATGAAGGCGCACCACCGAAGGAGATCAACATTTTCAACCAGTTCCCTTCAACGAAGGCGCTTAATCTAACGCTCAGCAAAACTCCAAGCTACGAgaatttaatttcactcaAAACGGATGCCGTTCCGGCGACGTCACGCGGTACCAAGACGCAAGCTAGTCGACAGCGTTCGtcgaacaacagcaacagtgaATCGAGTTCCTCCCAACGATTGATGCAGCGTTCGGAGAGCAATGGAAGCGATTGGCTTAGCACGCCCGATGACGAACTGGGCATCGACGTCAAGGGTGTCAGCACGGACAATATTAATATCAATACGAATCGCCATCGAAAAGCGTAA
- the LOC128303265 gene encoding ejaculatory bulb-specific protein 3-like yields MKFFVVVALALVAVVAAQDKYTTKYDGVDLDEILKSDRLFNNYYKCLLDQGRCTPDGNELKRILPDALKTDCAKCSEKQKTGTEKVINYLIDNRKDQWENLQQKYDPENIYVNKYRDEAKKKGINL; encoded by the coding sequence ATGAAATTCTTCGTCGTTGTCGCTCTGGCCCTGGTTGCCGTCGTTGCCGCCCAGGACAAGTACACCACCAAGTACGATGGTGTCGATCTGGACGAGATCCTGAAGTCGGACCGTCTGTTCAACAACTACTACAAGTGTCTGCTGGATCAGGGCCGCTGCACCCCGGACGGTAACGAGCTGAAGCGCATCCTGCCGGACGCACTCAAGACGGACTGTGCCAAGTGTAGCGAGAAGCAGAAGACCGGCACGGAGAAGGTGATCAACTACCTGATCGACAACCGCAAGGATCAGTGGGAGAACCTCCAGCAGAAGTACGATCCGGAGAACATCTACGTCAACAAGTACCGCGATGAGGCCAAGAAGAAGGGCATCAACCTGTAA